The following proteins are encoded in a genomic region of Hippoglossus hippoglossus isolate fHipHip1 chromosome 3, fHipHip1.pri, whole genome shotgun sequence:
- the LOC117759438 gene encoding low choriolytic enzyme-like isoform X2, translating to MSVFKVSALTLLFLSACCWASNEVEITEVDSGELSVSELLERANSNLIRSNNDPMLIGGDIAIGSEAEKNADPCTSRGCMWGKWSDGKVYIPYYITNHFSSREKAIITRGLQSFSSFSCIIFRPSISSDRDWLSIESKNGCYSFVGRTGGKQVVSLARSGCLYHGTVQHELLHALGFNHEQTRSDRDKHIKVLLHNVQSGMEHNFRKIATLNQGTPYDYNSVMQYHRTAFSKNNQPTMVPIPNSNVSFGNAREMSRNDIARLNTLYKC from the exons ATGTCTGTTTTCAAGGTCTCAGCTCTGACTCTACTGTTTTTGTCTGCCTGCTGTTGGGCCAGCAATGAGGTA GAGATTACAGAGGTGGACTCAGGGGAGCTTTCTGTCTCTGAACTTCTAGAAAGAGCCAACAGTaatctga TCCGCTCCAACAATGATCCCATGCTGATTGGAGGAGACATTGCCATTGGCAGCGAGGCAGAGAAAAATGCTGACCCCTGCACCAGCCGAGGCTGCATGTGGGGCAAGTGGAGTGACGGGAAGGTCTACATTCCTTATTACATCACTAATCACTTCT CCTCCCGAGAGAAGGCCATCATCACCCGTGGACTGcagtccttctcctccttctcctgcatcATCTTCAGGCCCAGCATAAGCAGCGACCGTGACTGGCTAAGCATTGAGTCCAAGAATGG CTGCTACTCCTTTGTTGGACGTACTGGTGGTAAGCAGGTGGTGTCTCTGGCCCGTAGCGGATGCCTTTACCATGGAACCGTCCAGCATGAGCTGCTCCATGCTCTGGGATTCAACCATGAACAAACCCGCTCTGACAGGGACAAGCACATCAAAGTCCTGCTGCACAATGTTCAGTCTG gaATGGAGCACAACTTCAGGAAGATTGCCACCCTCAACCAGGGCACTCCCTACGATTACAACTCAGTCATGCAGTACCACAG GACTGCCTTCTCTAAGAACAACCAGCCCACCATGGTCCCAATCCCTAACTCCAATGTGTCCTTTGGCAACGCCAGGGAGATGAGCCGCAATGACATTGCCAGGCTCAACACGCTCTACAAGTGCT ga
- the LOC117759438 gene encoding low choriolytic enzyme-like isoform X1, protein MSVFKVSALTLLFLSACCWASNEAEEITEVDSGELSVSELLERANSNLIRSNNDPMLIGGDIAIGSEAEKNADPCTSRGCMWGKWSDGKVYIPYYITNHFSSREKAIITRGLQSFSSFSCIIFRPSISSDRDWLSIESKNGCYSFVGRTGGKQVVSLARSGCLYHGTVQHELLHALGFNHEQTRSDRDKHIKVLLHNVQSGMEHNFRKIATLNQGTPYDYNSVMQYHRTAFSKNNQPTMVPIPNSNVSFGNAREMSRNDIARLNTLYKC, encoded by the exons ATGTCTGTTTTCAAGGTCTCAGCTCTGACTCTACTGTTTTTGTCTGCCTGCTGTTGGGCCAGCAATGAG GCAGAGGAGATTACAGAGGTGGACTCAGGGGAGCTTTCTGTCTCTGAACTTCTAGAAAGAGCCAACAGTaatctga TCCGCTCCAACAATGATCCCATGCTGATTGGAGGAGACATTGCCATTGGCAGCGAGGCAGAGAAAAATGCTGACCCCTGCACCAGCCGAGGCTGCATGTGGGGCAAGTGGAGTGACGGGAAGGTCTACATTCCTTATTACATCACTAATCACTTCT CCTCCCGAGAGAAGGCCATCATCACCCGTGGACTGcagtccttctcctccttctcctgcatcATCTTCAGGCCCAGCATAAGCAGCGACCGTGACTGGCTAAGCATTGAGTCCAAGAATGG CTGCTACTCCTTTGTTGGACGTACTGGTGGTAAGCAGGTGGTGTCTCTGGCCCGTAGCGGATGCCTTTACCATGGAACCGTCCAGCATGAGCTGCTCCATGCTCTGGGATTCAACCATGAACAAACCCGCTCTGACAGGGACAAGCACATCAAAGTCCTGCTGCACAATGTTCAGTCTG gaATGGAGCACAACTTCAGGAAGATTGCCACCCTCAACCAGGGCACTCCCTACGATTACAACTCAGTCATGCAGTACCACAG GACTGCCTTCTCTAAGAACAACCAGCCCACCATGGTCCCAATCCCTAACTCCAATGTGTCCTTTGGCAACGCCAGGGAGATGAGCCGCAATGACATTGCCAGGCTCAACACGCTCTACAAGTGCT ga